In Melitaea cinxia chromosome 29, ilMelCinx1.1, whole genome shotgun sequence, the genomic stretch cttcacgcattcactagcttactccccaagtcaagcgtgcgcaaaaaagttttactgcaataattgtgtttgcaggcaaacgaaaaaaaccgacttcaattacatcgacaagtaatacaacgtaggtagaagaaaaaattgtcaagtaaatacgcattatcaaagattgctccaaaagttgtaatcagatatcgatgaaatttaaatgtgaccacatgataaacatcggctttcaagtTGTATCATAGAACACGTGATAGTGATCATCACTCAaactagggaatatatccgccaaactgcactggagtagcgtggtggatcaagcttCAATCCTCTTACATAAAGagatctatgcccagcagtgggatgttacaggctgaatcgtgattacaaatttgtaatgatatttttacttaaaaaaatttaagtattgtatattttacaaaGCGTGTTAATGAAAGTAGCATGTGATAAGTCTTCttgcttttatttataattaggaaaaaaaaacaactacttaattacttataaaaatactttgaaacattatttatatcttgttttgataaaaaaattattattaacgactgcatttattttatttaccattttattgatttttattatttaaaataattttaatatataataaagattaaatatcAGTATTAATTACTATGTTTActgattgaaattataaatctaGTGGTTCCTTTCATATTTCTTTGTATTTACTTTCTTTACCTTTACCACATtttgtatatgttatataacTATTTAAAGCCTAATTCACCGGTTGTGGatgtttatcctgcaaataacttacgattagactttaaaAGCAAAATGTAGAATAGAAaattagggcctgtttcacgtCAATTACTAAACTATaagttgtaaaattattattacaaatatttcataaatactgGGGATTTCGatagtgaaaaagaataatatatcttttatctgttggatatattaaaaaaaaaacattcacaaattttgaaaaactaATCAACATTATTAGATTACAGAAATGCAAATTGACATTTATCTGTTAGACTTGAGAATTTTTATCTTTTGATTGACCTTGTAACTACAGAACAAAGAAAAGTACTTTGTGTTTTTGTCAAATATAGGGAGGCTAATTGAAAAACGAATTCTATATACATACAAGAAATGATAAATGTATGTAcgatataattatcatttcttGTATGTATATAGAATTTGTATCTCAATCTATATGTAGCTAtgttttactaatatatatctatatataagtattaattaGTTGATTCATAAAAAGTcttgattaaataatatagtaattaattatataatctattttCATTCTATGGTTGCCAGTTACCTCTTAAGGAAGTGTTCCTTAGTACTTATCTTTATATAAAGCTTTGTTCAAACCAATAAAgagcatataaaaaaataaaatgtcatttaaataaataccataGAGTTTAAGTGTTTTTGTACATTGAAACATATATAGCCTTTTTGTCTTTTCATCCAAATATAGGAAAAAAAGATCATATTAGAAAACTTGATTACTGAAGTAATACACGCTACAATTTGTTGAATAAGTAGGAACCGTAAATACAGATTAAGCCACAACAATAATGTTAAAGGAAAACccagttatattaatataattagttgtttgtttatatataaaaataaaatagttatttacttCATATTAACACAACTATATATTATTCTACATCATAAGTAAATTGAGTTACTTAAATATCATCACTTTCTATcgaatatatgttattaaattgtatagTCTCCATAAactcaattataatataaatataatttgctaCAATGTTATATAAAACTAAGCTATTGTTTTCTACATAACTGCTATTACACAAGTTTTAAACGAGATCGTGTCGAGATATGAATCTAGACTAACTGCATTACGAGTTCTAACGAAAAACAGTAAAAACTCACCAAACAACAGTTAAAGACCTACTCAAGCATAAACTGTGTCCTATTAACATATACACAGCGACAGTTGTTGTGAAAAGTAAAAATGCATCACAAAACACGACTTTCTATACCCATGATacgaaaaaatataatcaaaatagcGGGAAACTTAATATGGTATTgacgaataataataaagaggGAAAAGTAAAAGTATGAAACATCTGACAAAGGAATCGAGATTTTGCAATCAACAAGGGCAAaccaaatcgtgtttttttttacttctttacgCATCTGCAACGTACCTCTTCGCTCCCTTCAAGAAATCACAATCATTGCACCGTTTTAcacattaaaaacttttctatacaacaaaataacgattttataaaaaagaaaatgttaaacTACACTGATTGGAACTTGACGAAGTTTTTAATACACAGCTGTACACCTGAATTTACCTGTCATTTGACAGCTTTATTACACTACGAAGTAAAATAGGACTTCAAAATAGTCAATAATACAAAAAGGAGGTAACTCTAAATTTAGTTTCGTTATACTTACGTAGTGATCACTCGTTTTACACTGTCATCGACCACATTTTTCTATAAGATCTAACACTTCACGAAACAATAACTTGTAAAAATCACTTTATTTAGTACTATGTAACTTTTTGTCAATTAGTATATTTCATTGCGGTGAAATCTAGTTTATGTAGGCCCTGTTCCTAAAAACTATTTCACGCAGTCAAATCACATTAAACGAAAAGAAATATAAGAAAGAGCGAGAACATATTAGATTTGTGAGAAAACGATATTGATTACAGTTTATTGACGCTAGGTGACGCTCGAAGAATCCTTTTTAGCTGCgttcaatttaaattgtttagttCTGTATTTGTACGAGAAAATCATtacatttttgaagtgaaaacttcttttagcgtaccgcacacacattttttcgtaggaAGAAGTTAGGCTGACCCGTTAcactctgaggtgaaaggctcgatcgggtgaactcggagGGGTTATTGGGTTATAGCTTGattgaagttttcacttctgccgtgcggtcTTGAAcagacactttttttttaaattctcatttcataattaatttattaatgtaaatacaaaaataatttattaaggtaGTAATTTCTATATTGTCTATTTATTAGCAGCCCATGAAGAtagttaaatgttaatttttatcgatagttttattttaattttatcaatacaCTTGAACATTGCGAAAAATAACGTTTATCCTCAAACAAACATAAACCGgagttgtttttaattatacagtTCCTAgtgtttctatttttattatttcatgcTAAAATATACTggtaaaattagtaaaaatcatcagaataatttattataaactaattttaaataaattacattatactGTTTTTCATGATAccttgcattttttattttgcctgTTGTTTTTATAGTCTGTCATACAAAATTACGAACGTATCGAGTTGACATTGACATGGACATTAACGATCACTCGTGAACTCGTCAACAATACTgcaattgtataattatttagtatttagtaaTGTATTCACAGACCTAAAAATTACCATAACTGGCTTAAACTGGTGCTAACATTTTCTTAACAACAACTATAACGATGTGCTACGTAATAATTACCGGGCGAAGTCTCGCGTGGTTGCTTTTGAGCTTGATAGcgtttatgttaattttaaccGGTATTATGACGCCCAAATGGCTTTTAGGTCAGCCTATTGTACTAAACGAGAATAACACAACAAAGTTTCATGTACCCAGCGTAGGAATATATAATCGGTTtgtataattatgaataaaacttacactaGTATATGTACAAATGAAAcatagtatttataatttttcccttctaataatatatagtttaaaatataggATTTCTTACTTTTACTGAATAAAAGATGatagtttcttttataattactttataaacatattattataatttaggaGTAAGTAGtatttaactataaattttattcctaattaattatttccttgaacctttttagggttccataccttaaaaaaaaaaaaaaacggaactcCTATAGGAttactttgttgtccgtctgtccaTCAAGATCCTTTTTCTCAGAAACACATGAAGGTATCATGCTGAAACTCATATCAAACAATCAAATCCACTGTCCCTTGACATCACTTCATCACttaagcctattgcagtccactgctggatataggctaCAAGTTCGTGCcgaaaatggtgtgaactcatgtgttttccccatgctgggcaggtgggttggtgaccatgGGGCTGGGTTTGTcccaccgaagatgctgctgcccgtcttcggcctgtgtgatACTGTCCCTTGAAGCTGtttaaaaatcaaacttctaagccaataCAATTAGTAAGCTATAATTGTTGTTATACAATAAGTAAGTTGCAACCCTTTATGctacaaattttcgacactcgcaagggaatcaaaacttACAGGGTACTTCCCATTAACGCATAATCTCGAAATTTGGTACAAAggaacgtcttatagcacagataaagaaaaattgcgaaaagcataactttttagttaaatcatataattaaaatatttttaatattttttatcatggAACCCTCGGTGTGTGAGTCCGACTCTTGGCCGTTCTTTCTTTATGTAATACTGCCTTTCTTTTGGTGTTTTACCCGCCCTACACTCTACCTATTGGACGTTCCATTATCGGTACATCAATAGCggtaaataaaacttacagttTATGTATAAACTAGCTTTTTGCTCGCTGGTTCATCCACCAGGATTGCaggcataaaataataaatagaaatttaGGTTAATCCACTCGGTGATAACAGTGTAATCACTGAACCTTAAAATCGATCCAATAGTATTTGAGTTTATTCACCATCAAATGTTTTccttataatgttagtatagattgattgattgatttttcacgggctattctccgcaactcgacgtctcagtgcgcctattttgcgtggtgACTGgtgttagtatagatatattacttttgttttgtaaaatgaaataatggaattgaatgtgatgtcaatttttgtatttttatctgcatataacatgtatttaatacgacaacgacactaacgcattaggataatatcctgtaatgttagatgtGTGAtggaataagtaaataattaattgaaaaaatttattattatttttagatgtaCTCGAATGAGACACGACAACAACCACTGTGCTCCGTTCTCGATGTACGGTCTTGCTACTGATTCATCCATATATCCTAAACCATGGAAGGCTGCTCTCTTCTTCTTGTCATTAtgcaagtattatttttttgtacaccacagattaattataaaacatattgaCATAGTcagtattatatttatcataatatcataatatcataatatcataatatcataatatcatgatatcataatatcataataataaccgcactggtgtagtggtgcatgtaggtgcctatttttttttaatttgaaaatatattttctacattAATTGAAAGTATTTAAGATTTAATGTATGGAATTTGTGCCTTAATTCAggggtgaagaaaaaaaaagtatttattaaaaaaaaaaatactgtattttactttttatttaaaacgaagCATTTTATTATGTCCTCGTAATATGGCAAACTTCTATAATATTCGCTTTTCTTGTTTCAAGGTGCGGCAATACAGTTTGCAACAGTGCTAGCTGGTGTCATGGCATGTTGCGTACAATCAGTGTTTAAGAAAAGTGTAATATCTCTGGCTGGAGCCACACAAGCGTTAGGAGGTCAgagtttattttgataataagtaatttacctataatcataattatactgaactaaactaaattttattaaataatatattctagACGACCGTTCTGGTGGCGTAATGGTACGTGTGCCGTGTTGACAGCGCCTAAACaacgacggtcgcgggttcaattcccgttCGGActaaatatttgtgttatacAAATATGatgatgtgctgtgtggctacggcactaaagaatttagccaccccctctcttcccgtgggtgtcgtaagaggcgactaagggataacaaggttccacaaccaccttggaacttaagaagccgaccgatggcgggataaccatccaactgctggctttgaaatatacaggccgaagacgggcagcagcgtctttggtgcgacaaagccagtactgcggtcaccaacccgcctgcctagcgtggtgactatgggcaaaacacatgagttcacgttatttttgacgtaaacttgtggaggcctatgtccagcagtggactgtataggctgtaatgatgatgatgatgatgatgacaaataTGATAATTGCAGTCtgattgttagtccttgtgggtctccccaccgtgcctatgagagcacgttaagctgtcggtcccggttgtcatgtacacatgtacacctgatagtgatcattattcataatagggaatatatccgctaacccgctttgaagcagcgtggtaggttaagctctgatccttctcctacatgggaaaagaggcctatgcccagctgtgggatattacaggctgaagcgataaatttttatgtgttttttcaACAATGAgccaaatttaaaatcattactATTGCCTGTAATAATTTGACTAATCCATTGGCGCATTTTGCAATGACCCTGACTTCTGCTCCTAGTGTGTGGTGTGGATTCGATTGCCCGGAGTGAAATGCTTCTGTCTctcaatcgaaaaaaaaaaatgcagctgTATTAGCTCTTTGTTAcctataaaacatatattaatttgcctaacttattaaaaagtatgtattgaaaaagtacatatatatatttatttcgtcttattatacaaaaaaaaaaaacaatgcattAGAATGTGTATCCTGTAATGAAAATTCTATTACTGTTCCAATATAAACTACAAAGCTTAACACACTAACTTGACAATCtgtaataagtatttaatattaattttcaggTCTTTTTGGAGTCCTAGGGCTGCTACTCTATCCCTGGGGCTGGGGAGCTCCCCGAGTGAAGAAGCTCTGTGGTGAATACTCTGAACCTTACATACCTGGAGATTGTTCTATCggtaattatacattttatgaaacatgttgttttttgtcttataacgtacacagtcgtctgttcctatggtaagcaacttaacagTGCCGGCGttagggggggaggggggggggggcgctaataaaataataaaatcagtccagccgtttcagagattagccggaaaaacagacagacagacaaaaattataaaaaatgttattttgaaatatgtaccgtgtatacatttagtaaaaagtggttatttaaatattacaaagagacactataattttaaattatttgtatagattatattaaaatcttgAATCATTTTTAGAACTGAGAATGTTCCATAAACTAATGCATTGTCAATAAGAGTTCCAGCAATGAAAAAGAAATCAACAAGCTACTAATATTTTGACACCAAATATGGacataatcttaaaaaatactGACAATGTGAATGTTAGACGTACAGGAGTATAATATAGCTTCTGTCCTGGCTTCGTgcagtatatgtatatatatatctaatatataaaattctcgtgtcgtggtgtttgtagttaaactcctccgaaacagcttgaccgattctcatgaaattttgtgtgcattttgggtaggtctgagaatcgaacaacatctatttttcattaccCTAAATGTTAAgcgtagtccacccctaattttttgttatagctAGTTTTttctatatctaatatatatatatatatatattcctccTCATCGATTTCGATGACGGCGACCCAGGGAGTCATGACTTATTTCTCTGATGGGCCCTAATATGGCTCGCTAATccacatttagttttaaatgtccTAGAGCAAGTGCGGCAGTAAAGCTGACCCGCAAAGTTGTAGGACGGTTTAGGTCTCTGTTTATTGACATGGCGTTTTGCATCAAGCGCTAATGAAAGGAATCGTgcagtaataaatatttcgaaAGAGTTACTcttgttatttttaacttacttcaaaaaaggaggttctcgattTGACTATAATTTTTACCGTGTTtttcttcataaatttttactgggtgtaccgattttaataattttttttcatcgataGTTGTAGTCGCATAGTTAGATAGTGGTAGTCGCATtttttgattgagatctgaggattagtttttaattattgctaataatgcgtatttgattgactgttttatcgacacgacgaagaagaagtttcTCGTTTGCGCAATTCTTGTTATGGCTTGTAGTTTGTTGTGTTAGTTGCGGCTAATATTAGGTCCTTATATATGAAAATGGGCGTTTTGTCGTACTGGCCACTTTAATCTATACAGCTATTGACTCATGCATTTGAGTTTCGAAAAccgtaatttatttgttttttcctCTTTAGTTTTTCATCTTTGCGTCACTCAGTTTAAAAAATGGAAAACTTGTAATATCGTGTTATTTACGAGTATGGGTTCCACCGGTGCTGCAGAAACGGCTTGAAGGGTTATTGATGTGTATGACTGCGGTGTCGCAAAAGAAAACACAGTTCGTTTTTGGTTCCAACGTTTTCGTCCTGGAAATTATGACCTGCTGAACAAGCCCCGTGGACGGCTGGAGACCAAAGTTGATAATGAAGAATTGAAGGCTATTGTGGAAGTAGATCCATCACAAACTACGGCCGAGTTAGCTGCAGGACACAGGAGGACACAGGAGGTACACCGCAGTGTTAGTGATAAAAGGGTTTTAATCCACTTGAAGCAAATTAGGAAAGTAAAAAAGCTTGAAAGGTGGGTATGTCATGAATTGAGTGAAGCAAACCGACAAACGCGCTTAGACTGCTGCGTTACATTGAATTTTAATGaaggaattttaaattaatctggCCAGACAATTACGGCAGATGTCTATTTTCAGCAATTGCAAACCATGATGGAGCTTGCTGCTAAACAGCCGAGGCTAGTCAATCGCTCTAGGCCactgctttttttttatatcactaggtcagcaaataagcgtacggctcacctgatggtaagcgattaccgtagcttatagacgcctgcaacaccagaagcatcgcaagcgcgttgccgacccaatccccaatccccccaggagctctggtcaccttactcaccaacagtaacacaatactgcttgaaaacagtattattttgctgtgatcttctgtaaggtcgaggcactaccccagtcgggctgctccatattttgagcaggaaattcctgctgtgccctacctcagttaaaactgcTGCTTCAAGACAACGCTAGACTACACACTGCACAACAGACGGCTACCAAATTAGAAGAGCTTCAATTGGAATGTCTAAGACATCCACCGTACTCCCAGGACCTTGCTCCAACagattaccatttttttttcgaaatttggATTACTTATTGCAAGGGAAAAAATTCAACTTCGATGGGGCAGTCCAAATCGCTTTCGAACATTTTATTGATTCCCGTCCGAATGGTTATTTAGTAAAGGTATCAATGAACTACCTATAAAATGGCAAAAGTGCAAAGATAGCAATGGtactttgattaattaaatgtattatatattaaaaaaatcgactttatgTTCCGTTCATAGAAAACGCCAATTTCATATGTATGGACCTgatattagaaaaagaaaaattagtttttttttttctctgtagctgtgaatttttatttttattttttttctcttttttttaaatgtttatgcgAGTATACTGTTTATTTAAGTATCTATCTCATttctttaataagtattttattctgGAAGCGTTTTCCTTGTGGTGCCAGTATTTCTATATAACCTAATAGATCCTATATGtatccatttataattatgtgtttatataataagcaagtaggtttatgagtatatatttatattacaatttattcaatataattatgtaatagatCGAATAAACGTATTATGCAGTGCACTTTTTTGTGTTGTCCATATCGCACTCTTTTCCTTAGTATgtattgttttgcaatattttatataatccatagatttctatgtttatgtatgtatccatgtgtatgtgtatttctATCAGAATGCcgccaaaatgaaaattaattacaaaacttagggtggtcctgaaaaccagtgttaggactaacagtcctaacgtaaactgaggtcacacctttttgtgaggcatgctaagaacttatataaataatgtcttagttaaattcttttaatcgataagtttatattgtatctctttttttgttttgttttacgtttGCATCCTCTTTGTATTTAGtccttgttgtaaattatgtacaatgtgttttctttttatatcattttaacctgatgcagtgtgtttcacaaataaatttattattattattattatatttgtatatatatatagtggaAGTATATTGTGActttacaaacagatactccaattgaatttttttccaataaaaatgttatcataTTGATATGAATTTCGTATTGTTTTACAGGTTGGGCCCTCTTCGTGACAGCGATAGGTGTTGCTCAAATATTCCTAGCGAGTGCATTATCAAAACCAGCGGACAAAGCTGCCAATTCGGATAAGGTTCAATTCAAGATGGATGAAGGCAAACAGCTCATATGTCTCGCTTAAAATGCTTTTATGGACAAGGTATATAGTATAACAATATTACTTCAAGTTTACTTGCTGTGTCTAAAGGCTACTTTAATTTATCGCGattcattaagttttttagatgcccgacgtttcggatacttgaCAACAACcacggtcacgggaggactcatgtgaccatggttgctgtaaaccgcgataaaatccgaaaaagttgttttattataatgagtgaaatccgcgtaaacattagaaaacaatatgatattttatatacaaattatacaatctTAAATGTATCatttaacattttgtaaaattgaTCTTAAAATGACTGATATTAATAAAACGAgtgatttttatatcaatacacTTTTCGATAATTCTATACAATATAcaagctgcccggacagacttctttctgtcaaaagttagtagtaaaaattattattgctttaattttttttttttgtattaaaacctttcgtAAACCTtacgaaacataaaaaaaataaattagctggtcgagtcattctcgagtcatttttatttatatagattattttttgacaaattaaactaaaatatatttaatcgtCGTATTAGGATTTATCTGTGTGCCTTATATAGTTAAttgtaaattctaaaaaaaaataatattttggttatGGAAAAACCGTACTAGTTATATTATAGTACAATTGGCAACTTGAATTCAGACAACGAGTCAGCTAGCCATAGTTAggtttttcaatataaaaggaaaatcttatatagttttataaaataaatagcataATACTTTATAGACAAAATGTTTaaacactaataataaataatagtacaaGGTGCATATaaataacctcaatatttaatctcgaaatatttttattagactgAAAATGACTTCCATTTTGTAAgttaattataagtataataatcctaggattacattttttttctttataatagaGGTTTTGCGttttacataaatgtataagtGTCTTTGTGCCATGGATGAAAATATATTGGCtttaattgcaaaaaaaaaaaaaaaaaaatcagtattattttttgtattttgatttttttgatcGTTCCTTTCAAATTCTTATGATTGGTTGTACTTTTATAGTAATATggcttttatattttaagaacaaatgatttttttactataaaacttACGTCCTACGGCtttgtagtttatttttttttgtcttagtCATATTGCAAAAGTggatagtatataaaaaaattgtaatattatacaaggttttactttataattatgattttactCTATGTatctactaacaataacatgaaaaattatttttattaattatcatcgtattataaaactgagtgctcattaaatgtaaaatttttgaGAGATCGAAAATGATGTTcagttatcaaataaaaaaagaactgtTCATTATACCACTTTTGCATAACATCCTAGTTTACTATACTGCCTTATGAAATTCTAATAAATTTagactaattataaaattaactactaaaatatattatgtaggcAAGTCTTACATGATAAACATACCTATGTGTTTTTGAAATAACCTTAGTACATAATCTGTGGTTATAATATCTGTATAACACCCAGGTGTTAACAAAATGAGGGATGCAATAAgggttataaattaaaaaaaaatctaagtaaggtaatatagtatatattccgtttttttggaagagtcttatttggtGGT encodes the following:
- the LOC123667885 gene encoding LHFPL tetraspan subfamily member 2 protein is translated as MCYVIITGRSLAWLLLSLIAFMLILTGIMTPKWLLGQPIVLNENNTTKFHVPSVGIYNRCTRMRHDNNHCAPFSMYGLATDSSIYPKPWKAALFFLSLCAAIQFATVLAGVMACCVQSVFKKSVISLAGATQALGGLFGVLGLLLYPWGWGAPRVKKLCGEYSEPYIPGDCSIGWALFVTAIGVAQIFLASALSKPADKAANSDKVQFKMDEGKQLICLA